In Caldilineales bacterium, the following proteins share a genomic window:
- a CDS encoding alanyl-tRNA editing protein has product MNSSVPSTHKLYWSDPQRRRFQARVLARQQGERPALVLNRTLFYPTGGGQPCDEGRLGEARVVGVEQEDGLIHHFVDHLPHPADEISGEIDWPRRWDHMQQHSGQHLLSAAFIVQLDRPTLSFHLSPDTVTIDLPGPPPDAAAIGDVLAYANAIVAEDRPIHSYLVASAEAARLPLRKAPTVEGPVRVVEIEGIDWSACGGTHVRSTAAIGHLAVTRLERRGDATRVYFAAGGRAQADHLRRLSITQALAEQFSAGIDDLPGLVGRLRQELDQAQKALKQAQNQLVTAEAARLWAQAPVENGARLIRCQPEPDSGLDIRRLLAAALALGGCLGVIGRAEAGSARWVAGRSAEYEIDLRRLLPSLPSLPGVRGGGSPDFIQGSVDPAALPLLLDTLAHSLTAALAGQTDVRTSP; this is encoded by the coding sequence ATGAACTCATCCGTCCCTTCGACCCACAAGCTGTATTGGAGCGACCCCCAGCGCCGGCGCTTCCAGGCCCGGGTGTTGGCCCGCCAGCAGGGCGAACGGCCCGCCCTCGTCCTCAACCGCACGCTGTTCTATCCCACTGGCGGCGGGCAGCCCTGCGACGAGGGCAGGCTGGGCGAGGCCAGGGTGGTTGGGGTCGAGCAGGAAGACGGCCTCATCCACCATTTCGTCGATCACCTGCCCCACCCGGCGGACGAAATCAGCGGCGAGATCGACTGGCCCCGCCGCTGGGACCACATGCAGCAACACAGCGGCCAGCATCTGCTCTCGGCCGCCTTCATCGTCCAACTCGACCGCCCCACCCTCAGCTTTCACCTCAGCCCGGACACCGTCACTATCGACCTGCCCGGCCCACCGCCCGACGCCGCCGCAATCGGCGACGTGCTGGCCTACGCCAACGCCATCGTGGCCGAAGATCGACCCATCCACAGCTATCTCGTCGCCTCCGCCGAAGCCGCCCGCCTGCCGCTGCGCAAAGCGCCGACGGTAGAGGGGCCGGTGCGGGTGGTCGAGATCGAGGGCATCGACTGGTCGGCCTGCGGCGGCACCCACGTCCGCAGCACCGCCGCCATTGGCCACCTGGCCGTCACCCGGCTAGAGCGCCGCGGCGACGCCACCCGCGTCTACTTTGCCGCCGGCGGCCGCGCCCAGGCCGACCATCTGCGCCGGCTGAGCATCACCCAGGCGCTGGCCGAGCAGTTCAGCGCTGGGATCGATGACCTGCCGGGCCTGGTCGGCCGGCTCCGCCAGGAACTCGACCAGGCCCAGAAGGCGCTCAAGCAGGCCCAGAACCAGCTGGTGACGGCCGAGGCGGCTCGGCTGTGGGCGCAGGCCCCGGTTGAGAACGGCGCCCGCCTGATCCGCTGCCAGCCTGAGCCTGATTCCGGCCTGGACATCCGCCGCCTGCTGGCCGCGGCCCTGGCCCTGGGCGGCTGCCTGGGCGTGATCGGCCGGGCGGAAGCAGGATCGGCGCGATGGGTGGCGGGCCGCTCGGCCGAGTACGAGATCGACCTGCGCCGCCTGTTGCCCTCACTGCCCTCGCTGCCCGGTGTACGGGGCGGCGGCAGCCCCGACTTCATCCAGGGCAGCGTCGATCCGGCCGCCCTCCCCCTCTTGCTCGACACCCTTGCCCACTCCCTTACCGCCGCCCTGGCCGGCCAGACCGATGTACGAACTAGCCCCTAA
- a CDS encoding MBL fold metallo-hydrolase: protein MYELAPNVFAETTYHHSNPGFVVTADGVVCIDSPLIPVEARAWRQVIAETSHDLPILYVIVTDHHRGHCLGSQWLSENVIAHEQAWRHMRNYGENFKQRVRDSFKRKPEIRAQFDDLRIVVPTVTFIDNMTLVRGGPGRLGSANEEGGEREKIIRILHVGGHTPATCLVWLPVDRVLFAGDIVWIDQHPFMTQANSGEWLLALEYIRRLQPSYIVPGHGPICDLSALDRLTEYLSFLRQRALDLFLAGRSKQETASLLIPELKPWFPIPPERSPKIESQIRSGIGRVYDEHRRQHLARA, encoded by the coding sequence ATGTACGAACTAGCCCCTAACGTCTTTGCCGAGACGACCTACCATCACAGCAACCCTGGTTTCGTGGTCACAGCCGACGGCGTCGTCTGTATCGACAGCCCACTGATCCCGGTCGAGGCACGCGCCTGGCGTCAGGTAATCGCCGAGACCAGCCACGACCTGCCCATCCTCTATGTCATCGTCACCGACCACCATCGCGGCCACTGTTTGGGCAGCCAATGGCTGAGCGAGAACGTCATCGCCCACGAGCAAGCCTGGCGCCACATGCGCAATTATGGCGAGAATTTCAAACAGCGGGTGCGCGATAGCTTCAAACGCAAGCCCGAAATCCGCGCCCAATTCGACGATCTGCGCATCGTCGTCCCCACCGTCACCTTCATCGATAACATGACCCTGGTCAGAGGCGGACCGGGCCGGCTGGGATCGGCGAACGAGGAAGGGGGGGAGCGGGAGAAAATCATCCGCATCCTGCATGTGGGCGGCCACACCCCCGCCACCTGCCTGGTGTGGTTGCCGGTGGACCGCGTGCTCTTTGCCGGCGACATCGTCTGGATCGACCAGCACCCATTCATGACCCAGGCCAATTCGGGCGAATGGCTGCTGGCGCTGGAGTACATCCGCCGTCTGCAACCGAGCTACATCGTCCCCGGCCACGGCCCCATCTGCGACCTCTCGGCCCTCGATCGTCTGACCGAGTACCTGAGCTTCCTGCGGCAACGAGCGCTCGATCTCTTCCTGGCCGGCCGCAGCAAGCAGGAGACGGCCAGCCTGCTCATCCCCGAACTCAAGCCCTGGTTCCCCATCCCGCCCGAACGTTCGCCCAAGATCGAATCGCAGATCCGCTCCGGCATCGGCCGGGTGTACGACGAACACCGCCGCCAGCATCTGGCCAGAGCTTGA
- a CDS encoding tetratricopeptide repeat protein — MARAVTAQTRTPADELRSLLDQSEKLAVSMAGATPAQARQLLAALDRIVILFPELEAAGVDLQPERGRWEGVQGAVRRHRRSLLATLKPAGGLAVARAQQPAPPPAANWWWQTDRTLAAETRRKALTWTAAIGALVLVLVLAYWLFNRLFPVDPIVAEVYRLRNEAQQALLEGDLASALADHEAAAALSPDDPETLAWLAALYDASGRGADADAAQARLRPLRPDFEVDSLLASAYLGVQLPDKAKTYVDQALAANPEYVIALITAADISQARGQIQEAIAYLERADEAAGAQNLFQEQAVIRIRLAQLLQQPLLPTPAE; from the coding sequence ATGGCCCGCGCCGTCACCGCCCAAACTCGCACGCCCGCCGACGAGTTGCGCTCCCTGCTCGATCAGAGCGAGAAACTGGCCGTCAGCATGGCCGGGGCCACGCCCGCACAGGCGCGGCAGTTGTTGGCGGCGCTCGACCGCATTGTCATCCTCTTTCCCGAATTGGAAGCAGCCGGGGTGGATTTGCAGCCAGAGCGAGGCCGCTGGGAGGGCGTGCAGGGGGCGGTGCGACGCCATCGCCGCAGCCTGCTGGCCACCCTGAAGCCCGCCGGCGGGTTGGCAGTCGCCCGCGCCCAACAGCCCGCCCCTCCGCCCGCTGCCAATTGGTGGTGGCAGACCGACCGCACCCTGGCCGCCGAGACCAGACGCAAGGCGCTCACCTGGACGGCGGCCATCGGCGCCCTGGTTCTCGTCCTCGTCCTCGCCTACTGGCTCTTCAACCGCCTCTTCCCGGTCGATCCGATCGTCGCCGAGGTCTATCGCCTCCGCAATGAAGCGCAGCAGGCTTTGCTCGAGGGCGACCTGGCCTCGGCGCTGGCCGACCACGAGGCGGCTGCCGCCCTCAGCCCGGACGACCCCGAAACCCTGGCCTGGTTGGCGGCCTTGTACGACGCCTCTGGGCGAGGCGCCGACGCCGACGCCGCACAGGCGCGGCTGCGCCCCCTGCGGCCCGATTTCGAGGTCGATTCGCTGCTGGCGTCAGCCTACCTGGGCGTGCAACTGCCGGACAAGGCCAAGACCTACGTCGATCAGGCCCTGGCTGCCAACCCGGAGTACGTCATTGCCCTCATCACTGCCGCCGACATCAGCCAGGCGCGCGGCCAGATCCAGGAGGCCATAGCCTATCTCGAGCGCGCTGACGAAGCCGCCGGCGCCCAGAACCTCTTCCAGGAGCAGGCTGTCATCCGTATCCGCCTTGCCCAATTGCTCCAACAGCCGTTGCTGCCCACGCCGGCGGAGTAG
- a CDS encoding adenine phosphoribosyltransferase (Catalyzes a salvage reaction resulting in the formation of AMP, that is energically less costly than de novo synthesis) produces the protein MPHPDLLTPYPVQLAGVTRHLTRVEIAPGVVIAILNILGDTELTEAVAAELVKRLPAETEFLVTPEAKSIPLCYAMSVKSGLPYAVLRKSFKPYMLGSIGEEVVSITTGAPQKLWLDGKDIERVRGKRVVIVDDVISTGGTLRGARSLLEQAGAEVIASVAILTEGDESAWRDVITLGNLPVWFDRPAS, from the coding sequence ATGCCCCATCCCGACCTCCTCACTCCTTACCCCGTCCAACTGGCCGGCGTGACGCGGCATCTCACGCGCGTCGAGATCGCCCCCGGCGTCGTCATCGCCATCCTCAACATCCTCGGCGACACCGAACTGACCGAAGCGGTGGCTGCCGAACTGGTGAAGCGCCTCCCTGCCGAGACCGAGTTTCTGGTCACACCCGAAGCCAAGAGCATTCCGCTCTGCTATGCCATGTCGGTCAAGAGCGGGCTTCCCTATGCCGTCCTGCGCAAGAGCTTCAAGCCCTACATGCTCGGCTCCATCGGCGAGGAGGTGGTCAGCATCACCACCGGCGCGCCGCAAAAGCTGTGGCTGGATGGCAAGGACATCGAGCGGGTGCGGGGCAAGCGCGTGGTCATCGTCGATGATGTGATCTCCACCGGCGGCACCCTGCGCGGGGCCAGAAGTTTGCTGGAACAAGCCGGAGCCGAGGTGATCGCCAGCGTCGCCATCCTCACCGAAGGCGACGAATCGGCCTGGCGCGACGTGATCACCCTCGGCAACCTGCCGGTCTGGTTCGACCGCCCGGCATCCTAA
- the prfA gene encoding peptide chain release factor 1: MFDKLDQIEARYDALDAMMGDPAIAADYQEAAKLAREQAELRDIVASYRQLKRVLQELAAARQLLEAEEDADFRALAEAEVRDLEAEQSRVENDLRALLLPRDPRDARNVIVEIRAGTGGDEAGLFAADLYRIVNRYAEKRNWKTALLSSSESGIGGFKEVIFEVRGEGAYSRLKYESGVHRVQRVPETESQGRIHTSTATMAVLPEADEVEVNIAPEDIRIDVYRATGPGGQSVNTTDSAVRITHLPTGLVVQCQDEKSQLQNRQRALAILRARLYDAEMQRQHDAISADRRAQVGSAERSEKIRTYNFPQNRVTDHRVGVSIYNLPAVLDGDLDVFIDELAAADQTARLQAESGE; encoded by the coding sequence ATGTTCGACAAACTCGACCAAATAGAAGCCCGCTACGACGCCCTCGACGCCATGATGGGCGACCCCGCCATCGCCGCCGATTACCAGGAAGCGGCGAAGTTGGCACGCGAGCAGGCCGAGTTGCGGGACATCGTCGCCAGCTATCGCCAGCTCAAGCGGGTGCTCCAGGAATTGGCCGCGGCCCGCCAGCTGCTGGAGGCCGAGGAGGATGCTGATTTCCGGGCGCTGGCCGAGGCCGAAGTGCGCGACCTGGAGGCTGAACAGAGCCGCGTCGAGAACGATCTGCGGGCGCTGCTTCTGCCGCGCGACCCGCGCGATGCCAGGAACGTGATCGTCGAAATCCGAGCCGGGACCGGCGGCGACGAGGCCGGGCTGTTCGCCGCCGACCTCTACCGCATCGTCAACCGCTATGCCGAAAAACGCAACTGGAAGACGGCGCTGCTTTCGAGCAGCGAGAGCGGCATCGGCGGTTTCAAGGAGGTGATCTTCGAAGTGCGCGGGGAGGGCGCTTACAGCCGGTTGAAGTACGAATCCGGCGTCCACCGCGTCCAACGCGTGCCCGAAACCGAATCTCAGGGCCGCATCCACACTTCCACTGCCACCATGGCCGTGCTGCCCGAAGCCGACGAGGTAGAGGTGAACATCGCCCCCGAAGACATCCGCATCGATGTCTACCGCGCCACCGGCCCCGGCGGCCAGAGCGTGAACACCACCGACAGCGCCGTGCGCATCACCCACCTGCCCACCGGCCTGGTGGTGCAATGCCAGGACGAGAAAAGCCAACTCCAAAACCGCCAGCGCGCCCTTGCCATCTTGCGCGCCCGGTTGTACGACGCCGAAATGCAGCGCCAGCACGACGCCATCAGCGCCGACCGCCGGGCGCAGGTAGGCTCGGCCGAGCGCAGCGAGAAAATCCGCACCTACAACTTTCCCCAAAACCGTGTCACCGACCATCGCGTGGGCGTCAGCATCTACAACCTGCCGGCGGTGCTGGATGGCGACCTGGATGTCTTCATCGATGAGCTGGCCGCCGCCGACCAGACGGCCCGGTTGCAGGCGGAGAGTGGGGAGTAG
- the prmC gene encoding peptide chain release factor N(5)-glutamine methyltransferase, with amino-acid sequence MSRRIADEVAAAARMLAGAGIESARLDAEVLLAHVLGRERSFLLTHPDLPLTPNQATDYANLIRRRAARQPLAYLTGRRWFFGLEFLVTPAVLIPRPETELLVEKALDWLAGRTEGATVVDVGTGSGAIAIALAAHTPPQVRLFAVDCSLAALAVAQENARRHCPGRISFLSGDLLTPLAEPADLILANLPYVAAAEGAALMPEVRDHEPAEALFGGANGLAVIERLLAQAPAHLRPGGALFLEIGASQGEAALLLARRHFPAARITLHPDLAGLDRVLVITQPTP; translated from the coding sequence ATGAGTAGACGGATTGCGGATGAGGTGGCGGCGGCGGCGAGGATGTTGGCCGGGGCAGGGATCGAGAGCGCCCGGCTCGATGCCGAAGTTCTGCTGGCCCACGTTTTGGGCCGGGAACGATCCTTCCTCCTCACCCACCCCGACCTGCCCCTCACACCCAACCAGGCCACCGACTACGCCAACCTGATCCGCCGCCGCGCCGCCCGCCAGCCGCTGGCCTACCTGACCGGGCGGCGCTGGTTCTTCGGCCTGGAGTTCCTGGTGACGCCGGCCGTGCTCATCCCCCGACCCGAGACCGAACTGCTGGTCGAGAAGGCGCTGGACTGGCTGGCAGGGCGGACGGAGGGGGCTACGGTGGTCGATGTCGGCACGGGCAGCGGAGCCATCGCCATCGCCCTGGCCGCCCACACCCCGCCCCAGGTGCGCCTCTTTGCCGTCGATTGCTCGCTGGCGGCGCTGGCAGTGGCGCAGGAAAACGCCCGCCGGCATTGCCCCGGCCGCATCAGCTTCCTCTCCGGCGACCTGCTGACCCCACTGGCCGAACCGGCCGACCTCATCCTGGCCAACCTGCCCTATGTGGCCGCAGCCGAAGGCGCCGCCCTGATGCCGGAAGTGCGCGACCACGAGCCGGCCGAGGCCCTGTTTGGCGGCGCAAATGGCCTGGCCGTGATCGAACGGCTGTTGGCCCAGGCCCCCGCCCATCTGCGGCCCGGCGGCGCTCTCTTCCTGGAGATCGGCGCCAGCCAGGGTGAGGCCGCCCTCCTGCTCGCCCGCCGCCATTTTCCTGCCGCCCGCATCACCCTCCATCCCGACCTCGCCGGTCTCGACCGCGTGTTGGTCATTACCCAACCCACCCCCTGA
- a CDS encoding Cof-type HAD-IIB family hydrolase — protein MPIRLLACDLDGTLADHNGHISDEALAALDRARSEGILLVVATGRLPFVIGPFLDRLGVTTEPFITAQGALIGYRDGRILRRLTLDAAVARAAAAIGRDLGAGMAFFHEDLIIVDGYAFPPEQYQAWFGQHGRLEPTAAAQLDGDLIKFMAIHPDVAAVPSLVDGLRAALGPRAEITRSWHHFVEGTSPGADKGAALAWLCGRLGVAQDEVLAMGDGGNDVTMLRWAGQSATPANGDPAALAAAGWVAPPLLPETSPHPVAAGLAHFLGW, from the coding sequence ATGCCCATCCGCCTCCTTGCCTGCGACCTCGACGGCACCCTGGCCGACCACAACGGCCACATCAGCGACGAAGCCCTGGCCGCGCTCGACCGCGCCCGCTCCGAAGGCATCCTCCTCGTCGTCGCCACCGGTCGCCTGCCCTTCGTCATCGGCCCCTTCCTCGACCGGCTGGGCGTGACCACCGAGCCGTTCATCACCGCCCAAGGCGCTTTGATCGGCTATCGCGACGGTCGCATCCTCCGCCGGCTGACGCTCGACGCCGCCGTTGCCCGCGCCGCCGCCGCCATCGGCCGGGATCTGGGCGCGGGCATGGCCTTTTTTCACGAAGACCTGATCATCGTCGATGGCTACGCCTTTCCACCGGAACAGTACCAGGCCTGGTTTGGACAGCACGGCCGGCTGGAGCCGACGGCGGCGGCGCAGTTGGATGGAGATCTGATCAAATTCATGGCTATCCACCCCGATGTCGCGGCGGTCCCGTCACTGGTGGACGGCTTGCGGGCGGCGCTCGGCCCCCGCGCCGAGATCACCCGCTCGTGGCATCATTTCGTCGAGGGCACCTCGCCCGGCGCCGATAAAGGTGCGGCCCTGGCCTGGCTGTGCGGTCGGCTCGGCGTGGCCCAAGACGAGGTGCTGGCGATGGGCGATGGCGGCAACGATGTGACCATGCTCCGCTGGGCCGGGCAGTCGGCTACCCCGGCCAATGGCGACCCAGCCGCCCTCGCCGCTGCCGGCTGGGTGGCGCCGCCGCTGCTGCCGGAGACATCCCCGCATCCGGTGGCGGCCGGTCTGGCGCATTTTCTGGGCTGGTAG
- a CDS encoding multidrug efflux SMR transporter: MTWQTWLLLLGAIITEVIGTAALRFTDGFAKWLPLAVVVVGYAASFYLLALVLKQNVPIGIIYAIWSGIGTVGITLVGVILWNERLSLGAVIGVALVIGGVVLINLNRQSH, translated from the coding sequence ATGACCTGGCAAACCTGGCTGCTGTTGTTGGGCGCTATCATCACCGAAGTGATCGGCACAGCGGCGCTCCGTTTCACCGATGGTTTTGCGAAATGGCTGCCGCTGGCCGTGGTCGTCGTCGGCTACGCCGCCTCGTTCTACCTGCTGGCGCTGGTGCTCAAACAGAATGTGCCCATCGGCATCATCTACGCCATCTGGTCGGGGATCGGCACGGTGGGGATCACGCTGGTGGGGGTGATCTTGTGGAACGAACGACTGAGCCTGGGGGCGGTGATCGGCGTCGCCCTGGTGATCGGTGGGGTGGTGCTGATCAATCTCAACCGCCAGTCGCACTGA
- a CDS encoding FAD-binding protein: MTPTAGRLDALAADLRKHSSVELHRDLPTRLLYSTDASNYQIMPLAVVLPRHDDDVLATVEACVALGLPILARGGGSSLAGQAVGEAVVIDFSRWLNGLMRVDGSRCRALVQPGITLDALNRRLTAYGLMVGPDPASADRATLGGIIANNSTGAHSLLYGMMSDHVVSLRAVLADGHETRLAPRSWPEARKLAAGDGFEAGLYRRLIDLVEVNAGLIDAQFPAYWRRSGGYNLNLLRRQLAADDFNPAPLLVGSEGTLGVILEAEINLVPAPRHKALAILHYPTADTAFGAVPGLLELHPAAIELLDAVLIGLTRASPTWSKRLNFVEGDPAAVYIVEFAADDERLLDSQLAALERYWQRHGGGQPLIPIRERAGQAQVWQVRKAGLGLLASMRGDAKPTPGIEDAAVPVEHLADYMADLARLLEGRGVASAMYAHASAGCLHVRPILNLKTAAGVQTLVELTTAVAALAKRYGGVPSSEHGDGLARSYLNPAFFGPTIYDLFRQVKAIFDPDNLFNPGKIVDGSVRSLTDGPARSPADGPAPDANLRFGPAYQTIPILPLWDWSTDGGFDRAVEMCNGAAICRKLDAGTMCPSFMALRDERHSTRGRANLLRSALTGQLPGGLADPALAEALDACLGCKACKSECPSSVDMTRLKAEVYAQNYRRPGARPPLSALAFGHIDRLSALAGRMPPLANFALAFAPTRWLLRRGLGLHPARSLPRFQRPFSQRPEARGAVAGPVARPVAFFADTFTEFNEPEQGLAALRVLKAAGFGVQVAPRRCCGRPLLSQGLVEEAKDRARAVIAALLPFARAGVPIVGLEPSCLLTLRDDYPSLIPGPETEAVAAGVFLLDEFLAQELVTGGLQWSLKPQRRRFLVHGHCHQKALAGIEPTLAVLNAIPGAQAEAIAAGCCGMAGAFGYTADHYDLSLAIANDRLLPAIRANPGAVLVANGFSCRQQIRDLTARPAFHLAQILDADDGDFYDTNRGKHR; this comes from the coding sequence ATGACCCCCACCGCCGGCCGTCTCGACGCCCTGGCCGCCGATCTGCGCAAACACAGCAGCGTCGAGCTTCATCGCGACCTGCCCACGCGCCTGCTGTATAGCACCGACGCCTCCAACTACCAGATCATGCCGCTGGCCGTCGTCCTGCCCAGGCATGACGATGACGTTCTGGCCACGGTCGAAGCCTGCGTCGCCCTCGGTCTGCCCATCCTGGCCCGCGGGGGCGGTTCCAGCCTGGCCGGGCAGGCCGTGGGCGAGGCGGTGGTGATCGACTTCAGCCGCTGGCTGAACGGATTGATGCGGGTGGATGGCAGCCGGTGTCGCGCCCTCGTCCAGCCGGGCATCACCCTGGATGCCCTCAACCGCCGCCTGACCGCTTACGGCCTCATGGTCGGCCCCGACCCGGCCAGCGCCGACCGCGCCACCCTGGGCGGCATCATCGCCAACAACAGCACCGGCGCCCACTCCCTTCTCTACGGCATGATGTCCGACCATGTCGTCAGCTTGCGGGCGGTGCTGGCCGATGGTCACGAGACCCGGTTGGCGCCGCGCTCCTGGCCCGAAGCCCGCAAGTTGGCCGCCGGCGATGGCTTCGAGGCCGGCCTGTATCGCCGCCTGATCGACCTGGTGGAGGTGAACGCCGGGCTGATCGATGCCCAGTTCCCAGCCTATTGGCGGCGTTCTGGCGGCTACAACCTCAACCTGCTGCGCCGCCAACTGGCCGCCGACGACTTCAACCCGGCCCCGCTGCTGGTGGGGAGCGAAGGGACGCTCGGCGTCATCCTGGAGGCGGAGATCAACCTCGTCCCCGCCCCCCGCCACAAAGCCCTCGCCATCCTCCACTACCCCACCGCCGACACTGCCTTTGGCGCCGTCCCCGGCCTGCTGGAGCTGCACCCTGCCGCCATCGAACTGCTCGATGCCGTGCTCATCGGCCTGACCCGCGCCAGCCCGACCTGGAGCAAACGCCTGAATTTTGTCGAAGGCGACCCGGCCGCCGTCTACATCGTCGAATTCGCCGCGGACGACGAACGCCTGCTGGATAGCCAACTGGCGGCGCTCGAACGATACTGGCAGCGCCACGGCGGCGGGCAACCGCTGATCCCCATCCGCGAGCGGGCGGGCCAGGCCCAAGTCTGGCAGGTGCGCAAGGCCGGGCTGGGGCTGCTGGCCTCGATGCGCGGCGACGCCAAACCCACGCCCGGCATCGAGGACGCCGCCGTGCCGGTCGAGCATCTGGCCGACTACATGGCCGATCTCGCCCGCCTGCTGGAGGGTCGCGGCGTCGCCTCGGCCATGTATGCCCATGCCTCGGCCGGCTGCCTGCACGTGCGCCCCATCCTCAACCTGAAGACTGCTGCGGGCGTGCAAACCCTGGTCGAGTTGACGACCGCGGTCGCGGCCCTGGCCAAACGCTATGGCGGCGTCCCCAGCAGCGAACACGGCGACGGCCTGGCCCGCTCCTATCTCAACCCTGCTTTCTTCGGCCCGACCATCTATGATCTCTTCCGCCAGGTCAAAGCCATCTTCGACCCGGACAACCTCTTCAACCCCGGCAAGATCGTCGATGGCTCCGTCAGAAGCCTGACGGACGGCCCCGCCCGAAGCCCCGCTGACGGCCCCGCCCCTGACGCCAACCTGCGTTTCGGCCCGGCCTACCAGACCATCCCCATCCTGCCGCTCTGGGACTGGAGCACGGATGGCGGCTTCGACCGGGCGGTAGAGATGTGCAACGGCGCTGCCATCTGCCGCAAGCTGGATGCGGGGACGATGTGCCCTTCGTTCATGGCCCTGCGCGACGAAAGGCATAGCACCCGCGGCCGGGCCAACCTGCTGCGCTCGGCCCTCACCGGCCAACTCCCCGGCGGCCTGGCCGACCCCGCTCTGGCCGAAGCCCTGGACGCCTGCCTGGGCTGCAAAGCCTGCAAAAGCGAATGCCCATCCAGCGTCGATATGACCCGCCTCAAAGCCGAAGTCTACGCCCAGAACTACCGCCGGCCAGGGGCCAGGCCGCCGCTCTCGGCCCTCGCCTTCGGCCATATCGACCGCCTCAGCGCCCTTGCCGGCCGGATGCCGCCCCTGGCGAACTTCGCCCTCGCCTTTGCGCCCACGCGCTGGCTGCTCCGCCGCGGCCTCGGCCTCCACCCTGCCCGTTCGCTACCTCGCTTCCAGCGCCCCTTTTCGCAGCGACCCGAAGCCAGGGGAGCGGTCGCCGGCCCGGTGGCGCGCCCGGTCGCCTTCTTTGCCGACACCTTCACCGAGTTCAACGAGCCGGAACAGGGGCTGGCCGCCTTGCGAGTGTTGAAGGCCGCCGGTTTCGGCGTGCAGGTGGCGCCGCGGCGCTGTTGCGGCCGGCCCTTGCTCAGCCAGGGGCTGGTGGAGGAGGCCAAAGACCGGGCGCGGGCGGTGATCGCTGCCCTGCTGCCCTTTGCCCGCGCCGGCGTCCCCATCGTCGGCCTGGAACCGAGCTGCCTCCTCACCCTCCGCGACGACTATCCCAGCCTCATCCCCGGCCCCGAAACCGAGGCCGTGGCCGCGGGCGTTTTCCTCTTGGACGAATTCCTGGCCCAGGAATTGGTTACGGGCGGGTTGCAGTGGTCGCTCAAACCTCAGCGCCGGCGATTCCTCGTCCACGGCCATTGCCACCAAAAGGCGCTGGCGGGTATCGAACCCACCCTGGCGGTGCTCAACGCCATCCCCGGCGCCCAGGCCGAGGCCATCGCGGCAGGGTGCTGCGGCATGGCCGGGGCCTTTGGCTACACCGCCGACCACTACGACCTCAGCCTGGCCATCGCCAACGACCGCCTACTCCCGGCCATCCGGGCCAACCCCGGCGCCGTGCTGGTCGCCAACGGCTTCTCCTGCCGCCAGCAGATCCGCGACCTGACCGCCCGCCCCGCCTTCCACCTCGCCCAAATCTTGGACGCGGATGACGGGGATTTTTATGACACAAATAGGGGAAAACACAGATAA